From a region of the Rhipicephalus microplus isolate Deutch F79 chromosome X, USDA_Rmic, whole genome shotgun sequence genome:
- the LOC119175744 gene encoding ATP-dependent DNA helicase DDX11: MQSDVNFHFPFEPYPVQRAFMKALFTALSESKVGIFESPTGTGKSLSILCGALAWLNEYKASKKCSMETELADLRKESASSVDSGNDWFIKCAQKRVIDQQLREVECRYKALMDKEKKYKDHKENVSRRSVARDAKAKIVSRGTDDITKDAESIAGLLAEINEDQEDIVGDYDSDDETARSIDGDEVSEALTEPKIIYCSRTHSQLTQFVRELKKTVYRDNIRTVTLASRGNLCINDMVMKLGNLSLVNDRCLDMQKASSKPKVTAPPERKRTKKNTAGKCPFYRPQAMESMAMDILTEVQDIEQVVHHARKEKTCPYYSSRYATPDAELVLIPYNILLQKTTREACKLDLKGSVVIIDEAHNLLETISDLHSVCLKLTHLKDVQRVLGEYYNRYHARMSTKNILYIKQVLHVLKCFISYLTGPGKEAVQSDVSTMCTVPTLLDNTGLGAINLFKVASYLEQSQIALKVNSFAKKATVALEKKSENLEAAKLSSFIHSMKKRNSKQFVPMVEASTEQAKDCFVASENPMITLQEFIHKLSDSSRDGQVLVHKAKCTEHSFLKYLLLSPANNFRDIVSEARSIILAGGTMQPTSEFVDQLLIPAGVSPERVMHFSCGHVVAKDNLSVIALGQGPTGRVFEFTFKNKMDPEMIDELGRVLGNVTRVVPGGIVCFFPSYEYERAVSQRWKETGVLEKISTKKHIFHEPLKSSELENTLAQYGQCAKATSGSEPMTGAILFSVVGGKMSEGINFSDDMGRCIVMVGLPFPNAKAPEMSSKMEYLTATYSRTDDGRTAGQAYYESVCMKAVNQSIGRAIRHKDDYAVILLLDHRYQKENITKALPAWMQDSLTLPTKFAPAFAAIQHFFRRRKNLQSVG, from the coding sequence ATGCAGTCCGATGTAAATTTTCACTTTCCTTTTGAGCCGTACCCAGTGCAACGCGCTTTCATGAAAGCGCTGTTCACAGCGCTCAGCGAAAGCAAAGTCGGTATTTTCGAAAGTCCAACAGGCACAGGTAAATCTCTGAGCATTCTGTGCGGAGCGCTGGCATGGTTGAACGAGTACAAGGCATCGAAGAAGTGTTCGATGGAAACAGAATTAGCGGATTTACGAAAGGAGAGTGCGTCATCGGTTGATTCTGGGAATGACTGGTTCATAAAGTGTGCTCAGAAGAGGGTAATAGATCAACAACTACGGGAAGTTGAATGCCGGTATAAAGCACTcatggacaaagaaaagaagtACAAAGACCATAAAGAGAATGTGAGCAGGCGATCTGTTGCTCGAGATGCAAAAGCCAAAATTGTGTCGCGAGGCACTGATGACATAACCAAAGATGCCGAGTCAATTGCTGGACTGCTGGCCGAAATAAACGAGGACCAAGAGGACATTGTTGGCGACTACGACAGCGATGATGAAACCGCGCGTAGTATTGACGGCGATGAAGTGTCCGAAGCTTTGACAGAACCGAAAATAATTTATTGCAGCAGAACGCATTCCCAATTAACGCAGTTTGTGAGAGAACTGAAGAAAACCGTGTACCGTGACAACATTCGCACGGTGACACTCGCATCTCGAGGTAATCTGTGCATCAACGACATGGTAATGAAGCTGGGTAACCTGTCATTAGTAAATGATCGCTGTTTGGACATGCAGAAAGCATCATCTAAGCCAAAGGTAACAGCTCCACCTGAACGTAAGCGTACCAAGAAAAACACAGCTGGCAAATGCCCCTTCTACAGGCCCCAGGCTATGGAATCCATGGCAATGGACATTCTGACTGAAGTTCAAGACATCGAACAAGTGGTTCACCATGCAAGGAAGGAAAAAACCTGCCCTTACTATTCATCACGATATGCAACACCAGATGCAGAACTAGTGCTTATTCCGTACAATATCCTTTTGCAGAAGACAACAAGGGAGGCATGCAAGCTTGACCTAAAAGGCAGTGTTGTGATAATTGATGAAGCGCACAATCTTCTTGAAACCATCAGTGATTTGCATAGTGTATGCTTAAAGTTGACTCACCTCAAGGATGTCCAGCGTGTGCTTGGTGAATACTACAATCGCTACCATGCCCGAATGAGCACCAAGAATATATTGTACATTAAGCAGGTCCTTCATGTACTGAAGTGCTTCATATCTTACCTAACGGGGCCTGGCAAAGAGGCTGTTCAAAGTGATGTTTCAACAATGTGCACAGTACCTACACTTCTGGACAACACTGGGTTAGGTGCAATTAATTTGTTCAAGGTTGCTAGCTACTTGGAACAAAGTCAGATTGCCCTTAAGGTTAATTCCTTTGCAAAAAAGGCTACTGttgcattagaaaaaaaatctgaGAACTTGGAAGCTGCCAAGCTGTCCAGCTTCATTCATTCCATGAAAAAACGCAATTCAAAACAGTTCGTGCCCATGGTGGAGGCATCTACAGAGCAGGCCAAAGACTGTTTTGTTGCATCTGAAAATCCTATGATAACACTACAGGAGTTCATTCATAAACTTTCAGACTCCAGCCGTGATGGCCAAGTGTTGGTGCACAAGGCTAAGTGCACAGAACACTCATTCTTAAAGTACTTGCTCCTCAGTCCTGCCAATAATTTCAGAGATATTGTATCTGAAGCACGTTCAATAATTTTGGCCGGAGGTACTATGCAACCTACAAGTGAGTTTGTGGACCAACTCCTAATTCCTGCCGGAGTGTCTCCAGAGCGTGTCATGCATTTCTCATGTGGCCATGTTGTTGCTAAAGACAACCTATCCGTAATAGCCTTAGGTCAGGGACCCACTGGCAGAGTCTTTGAATTTACCTTCAAGAACAAAATGGACCCCGAGATGATTGACGAACTGGGCAGGGTGCTAGGTAATGTGACGAGGGTTGTTCCAGGTGGCATTGTGTGTTTCTTTCCATCATACGAATATGAACGTGCTGTTTCACAAAGGTGGAAAGAAACTGGAGTCCTCGAAAAGATTTCTACGAAGAAGCATATTTTTCACGAGCCTTTGAAGTCTTCAGAGCTTGAGAACACTTTAGCACAGTACGGCCAATGTGCCAAAGCTACATCTGGTTCAGAACCCATGACGGGGGCAATCCTCTTTTCAGTAGTAGGCGGAAAGATGAGCGAGGGCATCAATTTTTCTGATGATATGGGTCGGTGCATCGTTATGGTCGGCCTTCCTTTTCCCAATGCTAAAGCACCAGAAATGTCGAGCAAAATGGAATACTTGACTGCTACGTACTCGCGAACAGATGATGGGCGCACTGCAGGTCAAGCATACTATGAAAGCGTCTGTATGAAAGCAGTGAACCAGTCCATTGGCCGGGCCATTCGTCACAAGGATGACTACGCTGTTATACTGCTGCTTGACCATCGCTACCAGAAAGAAAACATCACAAAAGCCCTGCCAGCATGGATGCAGGACAGCCTCACCCTACCTACAAAATTTGCGCCAGCATTTGCAGCAATTCAGCATTTCTTCCGAAGGCGAAAGAATCTGCAGAGTGTCGGCTAA